The proteins below are encoded in one region of Clostridium pasteurianum DSM 525 = ATCC 6013:
- a CDS encoding recombinase family protein: MKAYGYVRISRDEDNKKESIETQRKVVEDFAKEQGFILNDTFQDNNVSGYTFERPSLLQLKELIEDNKVDILVAKDLSRIGRHNAKTLLFLDYLDEHNVRLMLKNDNYDSDSDDDSIIGIKTWYNEMYLKDLSKKIKTNIKQKQKEGLVIVPNYGYMKDPNNPKKIIVDEDVVDTIKLIFRLYIEGMGCTKIAHYLNEKHVETPSIHKMKKFGFGWKPDWTQKELWYATSIKRILHNDAYIGVLRCGVTKLSKMKGKKVRIPKEEQIVHENYFEPIISKDDFELVKMLAESRCNNNIRAKNEKIHRYAGILKCGDCNKGFVARKNKTQNYEHKITYVCATFHRYGSELCNGHRLFESDIDELVLDEIKSLLHNAKINLDNIDKNIEEKRNHRKDYDKAIEVLKIKIVEQKEEIKNYAKQLAKGLIGEEIFEELTSEAKVELDKLEKLLVEAENSRDNHANDKEKIIKCIEVLQKILDKNELTNADVTMLIEKIVVTETDEVGKYNMSKLDIEINWNTQFVL, translated from the coding sequence ATGAAGGCTTATGGATATGTAAGAATTTCAAGAGATGAAGATAATAAAAAAGAAAGTATAGAAACTCAGAGAAAAGTTGTAGAAGACTTTGCCAAAGAACAGGGTTTCATTTTAAATGATACATTTCAGGATAATAATGTAAGTGGATATACATTTGAAAGACCATCACTATTGCAATTAAAGGAATTAATAGAAGATAATAAAGTAGATATATTAGTAGCAAAAGACCTTTCAAGAATAGGCAGACATAATGCAAAGACACTTCTATTTCTAGATTATCTAGATGAACATAATGTAAGGCTTATGCTTAAAAATGATAATTATGATAGCGATAGTGATGATGATTCAATAATTGGAATTAAAACCTGGTACAATGAAATGTATTTAAAAGATTTGAGTAAAAAGATAAAAACTAATATAAAGCAAAAACAAAAGGAAGGGCTTGTTATAGTACCTAATTATGGATACATGAAAGATCCTAATAATCCTAAAAAAATAATAGTTGATGAGGATGTAGTTGATACAATAAAATTAATATTTAGACTCTACATAGAAGGAATGGGCTGTACAAAAATAGCCCATTATTTAAATGAAAAACATGTAGAAACTCCATCAATTCATAAAATGAAAAAGTTTGGCTTTGGCTGGAAGCCTGATTGGACTCAAAAGGAATTATGGTATGCTACAAGTATTAAAAGGATACTTCACAATGATGCTTACATAGGAGTATTAAGGTGTGGAGTTACCAAGCTTTCTAAGATGAAAGGCAAAAAGGTTAGAATTCCAAAAGAGGAACAGATAGTTCACGAAAATTACTTTGAGCCAATAATAAGTAAAGATGATTTTGAATTGGTTAAGATGTTAGCTGAAAGTAGATGCAATAATAATATAAGAGCTAAAAATGAAAAAATACATAGATATGCAGGTATATTAAAATGTGGTGATTGCAATAAGGGATTTGTAGCAAGAAAAAATAAGACCCAAAATTATGAACATAAAATTACATACGTATGTGCTACTTTTCACAGATATGGCTCAGAATTATGCAATGGACACAGGCTATTTGAAAGTGATATTGATGAACTGGTACTTGATGAAATTAAAAGTTTATTACATAATGCAAAGATAAATCTTGATAATATAGATAAAAATATAGAAGAAAAAAGAAATCATAGAAAAGACTATGATAAAGCCATTGAAGTATTAAAAATTAAAATTGTTGAACAAAAAGAAGAAATTAAGAATTATGCTAAGCAGCTTGCCAAAGGATTAATTGGTGAAGAAATATTTGAAGAATTGACCAGTGAAGCAAAAGTGGAACTGGATAAATTAGAAAAGCTCTTAGTCGAGGCAGAAAATTCAAGAGATAATCATGCAAATGACAAGGAAAAGATAATAAAGTGCATTGAGGTTTTGCAGAAGATATTAGATAAAAATGAACTCACCAATGCGGATGTTACAATGCTCATTGAAAAGATAGTGGTAACTGAAACAGATGAAGTAGGCAAATATAATATGTCCAAGCTCGATATTGAGATTAACTGGAATACACAGTTTGTTCTATAG
- a CDS encoding response regulator, whose translation MKILIVEDDKLKIEQLANIITNTFHIEYLEKKYSFQSGMKEIKQNKYDLIILDMSMPTFDISPKNNCGPIMSFAGKEIMRQMKRKNIEAPVIVVTQYDTLGEKAIKLSQLNNELELKFGDFYLGVVYYDITLENWKEDIVRVIKKVLK comes from the coding sequence ATGAAGATATTGATCGTAGAAGATGATAAATTAAAAATAGAACAACTTGCAAATATTATTACAAATACTTTTCATATTGAATATTTAGAAAAAAAATATTCATTTCAAAGTGGTATGAAAGAAATAAAACAAAACAAATATGATTTAATTATATTAGATATGAGTATGCCAACTTTCGATATTTCACCAAAAAATAATTGTGGACCTATAATGTCTTTTGCTGGGAAAGAAATAATGAGACAGATGAAAAGAAAGAATATTGAAGCTCCTGTTATTGTTGTTACTCAATATGATACTCTAGGAGAAAAAGCCATAAAGTTATCTCAATTAAACAACGAATTAGAATTAAAATTTGGTGATTTTTATTTAGGAGTTGTTTATTATGACATTACACTTGAAAATTGGAAAGAGGATATAGTTAGAGTTATAAAAAAAGTTTTAAAATAG
- a CDS encoding response regulator — MKILVVDDNLDKIKHILSVINDISGYKIDRTDYALESIDAKRKLEEIYYDIVILDIMLPERINGKVVEDGGVKLLEEIKRKPKYNYPGNVIGITSSESVIEKYKNSFFSCIKYEADTWNWKEELDSYIKLALDTTLSKQRNSIVDYNYDVAIVCALRHTELEAIKKVFGLEKLVEHKNDCESYFEGSIGKGKNIKKIVATSCVQMGLTSAAVSTMKIIERYRPRYVFMTGIAAGIKGKVNFGDILIADPIWNYSNGKYITRDNDVFFCADPIQLRMDVELSRLIVELSYNKEILKQIKKEYDGEAPRNNLDCKIGSFASGEAVLANSKKIESVKDQSRNLIGIDMEAYSVYFAGQYCTKPKPKVASIKSVCDFGDETKGDNYHDYAAYTSAKFLYILINQYL; from the coding sequence ATGAAAATATTAGTTGTAGATGATAACTTAGATAAAATAAAACATATTTTATCTGTAATTAATGATATTTCAGGATATAAAATAGATAGAACAGATTATGCATTAGAATCTATAGATGCCAAAAGAAAACTAGAAGAAATTTATTATGATATTGTAATACTTGATATTATGTTGCCTGAAAGAATAAATGGTAAGGTAGTAGAAGATGGTGGAGTTAAATTATTGGAAGAAATCAAAAGAAAACCCAAGTATAATTATCCAGGAAATGTAATAGGTATAACATCAAGTGAATCAGTTATTGAAAAATACAAAAATAGCTTTTTTTCATGTATAAAATATGAAGCAGACACATGGAATTGGAAAGAAGAATTGGATAGTTATATTAAACTTGCTTTGGATACAACATTATCTAAACAAAGGAATAGCATAGTTGATTATAACTATGATGTTGCAATAGTTTGTGCACTCAGGCATACTGAACTTGAAGCAATTAAAAAAGTATTTGGTTTAGAAAAATTAGTTGAGCATAAAAATGATTGTGAAAGCTATTTTGAAGGATCTATAGGTAAAGGTAAAAATATTAAAAAAATTGTAGCAACTTCTTGTGTGCAGATGGGATTAACTTCAGCTGCTGTATCTACAATGAAGATAATAGAAAGGTACAGACCTAGATATGTTTTTATGACGGGTATTGCAGCTGGAATAAAAGGAAAAGTTAATTTTGGAGATATTCTAATTGCTGATCCCATATGGAATTATAGTAATGGAAAATATATTACACGAGATAACGATGTCTTTTTTTGTGCTGACCCAATTCAGCTGAGAATGGATGTTGAATTAAGTAGACTTATAGTGGAACTATCATATAATAAAGAGATATTGAAACAGATAAAAAAAGAATATGATGGTGAAGCTCCAAGGAATAATTTAGATTGTAAAATCGGTTCATTTGCTTCAGGAGAAGCTGTACTAGCGAATTCTAAAAAAATTGAATCTGTGAAAGATCAGTCTAGAAATTTAATTGGAATTGATATGGAAGCATATTCGGTTTATTTTGCTGGACAGTATTGTACAAAGCCAAAACCAAAAGTTGCAAGTATTAAATCGGTATGCGACTTTGGAGATGAGACTAAGGGAGATAACTATCATGATTATGCAGCGTATACAAGTGCAAAATTTTTATATATTTTGATAAATCAATATTTATAA